Genomic DNA from Acidobacteriota bacterium:
CACGTCGCCGTCCCAGCTCCAGCGCATCATGCCGCCGGGAAATTCTTTCTTCAAGGCGGCATCCAGTCCGGGCCGCACCTCGTCCATGGTCGTTTTGGAGGTCTCCGCCTCCAGAGTCATGTCAGCCATGGCGCGGAAGCTACCACAGGCGGGGCTCTGCGAGTATCTTGGCGGGCCGGCCGAGTGCTGGTCCGAGCTCACTCAGGCCTCGGCGCTGCTGGCCACCGCAGGCTTGGGCGCTGTAGCGGCGCGCAGAAAACTCGCTGGCGCTCAAACAGTTCTGCGCGTTCTTCCGCTACAGCTTCTGCCTGCGGTGGGCGCCTCGGAGTCTTCGTTCGCTTCGGACCAGCACTCGGCCTACCGTCTTCCAGGCGGAATGGTTCTAAGGGAGTTTAGAATGCCCCCATGAAAATTCATCTGGTGGACGGAACCTATGAGCTCTTTCGCGCCTTCTACGGCCCACCGCCGCGGCAGGCTCCCGACGGAACCGAGATTGGCGGCGCCCGGGGGTTGATGATGAGTCTGCTCTCGCTGCTGCGGGAGGACGGGGTCACTCACGTGGCCTGCGCCTTCGACACGGTGATCGAGAGCTTCCGCAACGACCTCTTCGCCGGCTACAAGACCGGCGAGGGGGTGGATCCGGTGCTGCTGGCGCAATTTCCCCTGGCGGAACGGGTCGCGGAAACTTTGGGCGTCGTGGTCTGGCGGATGCGCGAATTCGAAGCCGACGACGCCCTCGCCACCGCCGCTGCACGTTTTTCTCAGGAGCGGGGCGTGGAGCAGGTGGTGCTGTGCTCGCCGGACAAGGATCTGGCCCAATGCGTCGACGGCCAGCGGGTGGTCTGCCTCGACCGGCGGCGGGAGACGCTTCTCGACGAGGCCGGCGTGGAAGAAAAGTTCGGCGTCCCGCCGGCGTCCATCCCCGACCTGCTGGCGCTGGTGGGAGACAGTGCCGACGGCATCCCCGGCCTCAAGGGCTGGGGCGCCAAATCCGCCGCCACCGCCCTCGCCCGCTACGGTCATCTGGATCAGATCCCCGAAGACCCCACCGACTGGGACGTCAAGATCCGCGGCGCCGCTCGCCTGGCGGAGACCCTCGCCGCCCAGCGCGACGACGCTCTCCTCTATCGCCGCCTCGCCACCCTGCGCACCGACGTACCGCTGGAGGAGACCCTCGACGACCTCCACTGGCGCGGCGCCCTCCGGCCGGCGGTGGAAGACCTGGCCCAGGCCTGGGGCGAGCCCGGGCTGGTGGAGCGGGTGCATGGGTGGCAGTAGGCTTTCCTGACACCTGGTTCCGAGGCTCGAGCGTGGGAACCAGGTAAAGCCGAGAGGAGGTCCGTTCGAGCAGACCCCTCAC
This window encodes:
- a CDS encoding 5'-3' exonuclease H3TH domain-containing protein, with the translated sequence MKIHLVDGTYELFRAFYGPPPRQAPDGTEIGGARGLMMSLLSLLREDGVTHVACAFDTVIESFRNDLFAGYKTGEGVDPVLLAQFPLAERVAETLGVVVWRMREFEADDALATAAARFSQERGVEQVVLCSPDKDLAQCVDGQRVVCLDRRRETLLDEAGVEEKFGVPPASIPDLLALVGDSADGIPGLKGWGAKSAATALARYGHLDQIPEDPTDWDVKIRGAARLAETLAAQRDDALLYRRLATLRTDVPLEETLDDLHWRGALRPAVEDLAQAWGEPGLVERVHGWQ